From a region of the Microterricola gilva genome:
- the sigK gene encoding ECF RNA polymerase sigma factor SigK codes for MLGAVSENPVAQSSAGNAELAAVLERVAAGDQLAFGELYDLTSARIFGLVRRLLVDHAQSEEVTQEVFLEIWQTAPRFDATRGAAMSWMMTMAHRRAVDRIRASQAGRDRDQRIGRRDITVEYDDVAETVEITIEHERVARAMTRLTELQREAVSLAYYGGLSHSELAHHLGVPLGTVKTRLRDGMIRLRDELGVTA; via the coding sequence ATGCTTGGTGCCGTGAGCGAGAATCCCGTTGCGCAGAGTTCGGCAGGCAACGCCGAGCTCGCAGCAGTGCTGGAGCGGGTCGCAGCCGGCGATCAGCTCGCTTTCGGCGAACTCTACGATCTGACATCCGCGCGCATCTTCGGACTCGTGCGCCGCCTGCTCGTCGACCACGCGCAGTCGGAGGAGGTGACCCAGGAGGTGTTCCTGGAGATCTGGCAGACCGCGCCCCGCTTCGATGCGACACGCGGCGCGGCGATGTCGTGGATGATGACCATGGCGCACCGCAGGGCCGTGGACCGCATCAGGGCCTCACAGGCCGGCCGGGACCGCGACCAGCGCATCGGCCGCAGAGACATCACCGTGGAGTACGACGACGTCGCCGAGACCGTTGAGATCACGATCGAGCATGAAAGGGTGGCGAGGGCAATGACCCGATTGACTGAGCTGCAGCGCGAGGCGGTGAGCCTGGCCTACTACGGCGGCCTCTCGCACAGCGAGCTCGCCCACCACCTCGGCGTGCCGCTCGGCACGGTGAAGACGCGCCTGCGCGACGGCATGATCCGGCTCCGCGACGAACTGGGGGTGACCGCATGA
- a CDS encoding anti-sigma factor produces the protein MSERDERLSREASEALHAADQPETGEQTLGDGGNEFSETAAQLGLATTPVQPPASLRDDIMARIALTPQLPAVGEATAGATATADAVTAASPTLRLPAPAPVSEAPGAPVTPEAPEAPAAPAAPAPIVGEEAGPAERRAAARWRRPVGVLLAVAAASALFFGGLAIGTLSDSTPPGTQTQAEQLAAIAAAPDSQRAVAEVAGGGTATLVWSGELGRSALLADGLAPLPADQTYQLWYIGDEGPVSAGTFDASSKGTTWHVLEGEMSAGDTVGVTVEPSGGSDAPTSDPIVAIAS, from the coding sequence ATGAGCGAGCGCGACGAGCGGCTGAGCCGCGAGGCATCCGAGGCGCTGCACGCCGCCGATCAGCCAGAGACCGGCGAGCAGACGCTCGGCGACGGCGGCAACGAGTTCAGCGAGACCGCAGCCCAGCTCGGCCTCGCGACCACCCCGGTACAACCGCCGGCGTCCCTGCGCGACGACATCATGGCGCGCATCGCGCTGACCCCGCAGCTGCCCGCCGTCGGCGAGGCCACAGCGGGTGCGACTGCGACTGCTGATGCCGTGACCGCCGCCTCACCGACCCTGCGGCTGCCCGCGCCGGCGCCCGTGTCCGAGGCCCCCGGCGCTCCCGTGACTCCCGAGGCTCCCGAGGCTCCCGCCGCTCCCGCCGCTCCCGCTCCGATTGTCGGCGAGGAGGCTGGCCCCGCCGAGCGCCGTGCGGCCGCCCGCTGGCGACGACCCGTCGGCGTGCTGCTCGCGGTCGCCGCGGCATCCGCCCTGTTCTTCGGCGGTCTCGCGATCGGAACGCTCAGCGACTCCACCCCGCCCGGAACCCAGACGCAGGCGGAGCAGCTTGCGGCCATCGCGGCGGCACCCGACTCGCAGCGGGCCGTCGCCGAGGTCGCAGGCGGAGGAACCGCGACGCTCGTCTGGTCGGGGGAGCTCGGCCGCTCTGCACTGCTCGCCGACGGACTCGCCCCGCTGCCGGCGGACCAGACCTACCAGCTCTGGTACATCGGGGACGAGGGCCCGGTCTCGGCCGGCACCTTCGACGCCAGCAGCAAGGGCACGACCTGGCACGTGCTCGAGGGCGAGATGAGCGCTGGCGACACCGTCGGCGTGACCGTCGAGCCCAGCGGCGGATCTGACGCCCCGACGAGCGACCCGATCGTCGCGATCGCCAGCTGA